GGCGGCAGAGGTGGATACCGCCTTGCTAAAAGAACCGGCAGAAGAAGCCTTGCTGGAAGCCATTGCTGCCTGGCCGGAAAAAGTGGCCTTGGCGGCACGTGAATTGGCACCCTATCATTTGGCATATTATGCAAAAGACCTTGCCAATGCTTTCCATACTTTTTACAATGGGTGTAAGGTACTGACAGACGATGCTGAACTCAAAGCGGCCCGCCTGCTTTTAGCAGACTGTGCCCGCATCACCTTACGCAATGTATTGCTGCTCTTGGGCGTTAGCGCCCCGGAACGAATGTAAAGGAGGACATTATGGCTTTAGTGAATGTGGATACCTTGTTACAGGCGGCTGAAGAAGGCGGTTACGCCGTCGGCGCCTTTAACTGCAACAACATGGAAATTGTACAGGCAATTATCGGTGCAGCGGAAGCGGAAAAATCTCCGGTCATCATTCAAGCCAGCCAAGGGGCCATCAAATATGCCGGTCTCAATTATATTGTGGCCCTGGTGCGCACTGCTGCCGAAGCTGCCAGCGTTCCGGTGGCCCTGCACCTGGACCATGGGACCAGCTTTGAACAAGTGATTCAGTGCATTGGCCGCGGCTTTACCTCGGTTATGATTGACTGGTCAAAGCATCCCCTGGAAGAAAACATCCGGGTGACCAACCAAATCTTGCAAGTGGCCCGGCCCTTGGACGTTTCTGTTGAAGCGGAATTGGGCAAAATCGGCGGCACCGAAGACAATGTTGTTGTCAGTGAGCGGGAAGCCAGTTTTACCGATCCGGACGAAGCGGCTTATTTTGTTAAAGAGACCGGGATTCGGTCCCTGGCAGTTGCCATCGGTACGGCACATGGCCAGTATAAAGGCGAACCGAAGCTGGACTTTGACCGGTTGACCACCATTAAAGAAAAAGTGGGCATTCCCATTGTGCTGCACGGTTCTTCCGGTGTGCCGGATGCGGCTCTTAAAGAAGCCATTGCCCGTGGTGTGCGTAAGATTAATATTGATACCAACCTCCGCGAAGCCTTTACAGACGGCGTTCGTGAAGTATTGGCTGAAAAGCCGAATGAAATCGATCCGCGTAAAATTTTAGGCCCGGCGCGTGAAAAAATGCAGGCGCGGGTGGTGGAAAAAATTCGCATTTTCGGTTCAAACGGCAAAGCGTAAGGAGTCTTTAAGATGGAAAGAGAACTGGTTATTGAATTTTCGCGTGTCACGGAAG
This portion of the Peptococcus niger genome encodes:
- a CDS encoding class II fructose-1,6-bisphosphate aldolase; its protein translation is MALVNVDTLLQAAEEGGYAVGAFNCNNMEIVQAIIGAAEAEKSPVIIQASQGAIKYAGLNYIVALVRTAAEAASVPVALHLDHGTSFEQVIQCIGRGFTSVMIDWSKHPLEENIRVTNQILQVARPLDVSVEAELGKIGGTEDNVVVSEREASFTDPDEAAYFVKETGIRSLAVAIGTAHGQYKGEPKLDFDRLTTIKEKVGIPIVLHGSSGVPDAALKEAIARGVRKINIDTNLREAFTDGVREVLAEKPNEIDPRKILGPAREKMQARVVEKIRIFGSNGKA